TAGGGTATAAGTTAAcctcatgaaatattttaattgtgaaagtaaaaaaatgaTCGATGGACTTAATTATAGTTACATGTTTACTAaagaaataaaccaataaaagcCATTTGTGTGGTGTGTTTTTTGTGTTCGTGGTTAAGTGCTAGTCTAAATACAGTTGGTCAAATCGGTGTTGTTTTGAGCAAATGAATTGCATTCCCGCTGAAAAACAAGCGTTCTTGCGTGAAAATGCTTAGGAACTAATGTGGTCGGAACCAAAGTTTACAGGACTGCGTTCTCTGGACTCCGCTCAAGCGGAGGACTTCTACTTTCCGATTGGTTGCCGCCCAACCGCGTCATAGCTCATTACCATAAAGTTGACCTGATTTCAACTCTCCTCGACGCTCTCGCCGTCCAAGCCGCGCCGCGCCGCTCTCGCCGCTGGctcacattgaaaatgaatgacttccggcCACTTTGACGCTCTCGCCGCCTgcggtgtgaacgcacagtaaGAGGAGTGTCGCGAAACTAACGCTGGTATCCATTTAACTACAAAATGCGATGCTTTAAACCATACTTGTACTATTCTTAGACAACATACATAATTGTACACATTAAaccaataaatacaaatatttacttaCCAAAAGTGTTggtttgaaaacattttcaagCTCTGTGGAGAAGCTCATCAAGATGGCTGACCAACGTCTTCTTTCTGCAAGTCTTCACGTGATCTCACGATAAGTGACGTGATATCGTTATTAAATTGattcaacacatttttttaagttgaggGGGCAAATAGTTTTGTCAACTTAACGAACTAGTTGAGACagtgaaatttaaaattttaaattttaaaagttgAATGAACAAACTAATAAACTGAAAGTTGAGTcaacttaaaaacattaattgaaacAAATAAACTGCGAAATACTTTTTTACAGAGTAGAGCCTGGTCCAAACGCAGGATTTTAGGTAAGGAAAtggttattaattatttgtattggcTGCCATGCCAAATCATGCACCtgcttgcttttctgtttaatttaagtgtttttgtgaaaCAAATTCATAAATTCTACAATAGGTCTGTTTTAACAATGCCTCAGACCTTTCACTGTTATTCCATATGCAAGGTTCAAGTGGGCATCATATATGTATtcagataatttaaaaaacaattaaaaaacaaacaaaacacttatGTATCAGAGCAAAGAATAAAGTGCTGGGGATTGCTCCTTTTGCAATAGATACTGAAGCAGTCAAGTGGCTCTCAAATGAAAACATAGCCTAGAGCTTACAAAGGATGTTTTGGCATGTAACTGAGATACCAATCATGAGGAGAGGAACAAACATATTTCCAAAACATCAGCTGTGCTGTGAGACTGTAAGGCGCCATCGAAAATTGATGtataaaacaagataaaaaaaataaaaataaataaaaaatgtataaaggtTGCTAAAGGTTTaatctatggcacctttaaagaaTACTTTATATTGAAATTTTGTGTATCAACTGATTTTCTATTAATTTGGTTTACACatatttacacatattttaGCATTATGAGAGTCATGTACaactaaacaaaagaaaacaatgccttcatctatatatttttttattttgcattgcatAATAAGATAAGCTCAGCCTATGCAGCCTTATGTACGCCTCCATTTGAGTAGCACcctgtgtatttgttttaacATGCCTGTGTAGACATGATATGTCTCACTAGACCAAAGAGCATTGCTGATACATTATGACCACTCATAATTATTAGAATAGACTCAAAATTGcagaatatatatatggaaTAGGAATTTTGAATAGTCGAACTAAGTGACtagtagagagagagagagagattaattAAATGCCAAAACTGATTATCATACATATTTGCAAGTCTTAGAAATCACGTGATTGCAAGGAAAACGGCCTCTCTTGGGTTGCCAAGTCCTGGGAAACTGAGCTAGTTTTTAAAACGTTTTCCTCATGTTTTTAAACCTTTTCCCACGGGTTAAAGGATTAACAGGCTATTCCTAAATTTGTATTGGACTGAAATTTTTGTATTGCAATATTTTACCCAATGTTTCTGTAAAACTGTGGTAGATGATGTGTTTCAggattttatttgaaaagacATGGCAACCCTTCTCTGGATTGAGGATGTTTTCGTTTGAGAGCATATTTTTGGTCTGACTTGCTTTCACAATAACAGAAACGAACTCTTTATCTGGAAGGAATCTGTGGTTGAAATGAAGCCCTTTATTTGGGGAATTTTGCTTATGCATGGTAAGACATTTTGTTTACTACATTAGTTTATTTTCTAGTGAACGATAGGCTAATTCTTGTGAATGTTTGCGCAGTTTTGTACGTTTTAATACGCgattttaataacattatgTTAATTTGAAAGTTCATATGagcttaatatataaattaatttgctAAAAATTAATATGTTAACTTATTATAATGTAAAGGAAACGGCTCTGTTTCGTTTCGTTTAAACCAGAATCTCCATTGACATTTAGGAGCAAGacatattttgttaatttaatcTTTAATGTTAAACATCATTTTATTGTATAGCTTCAGACATTCTGTTGGGATGAACAAATGACGCCTAAAGTGAGACCAGGGTAGCAAAACTGAAACAATTAAGTCACCAATTTTCCCTAGAAGTTGCTACGGTTATCTATACTTTCGTCGAAGTCTTGATGAAATATCGCCGTTCAGGGCTTTGAAAACAAACGTAAAATCTAAGTCATTAATCTATGTATTTGCTTAGACTGGCACAATTTTAAATGGTGTTGGTTTCATGCAGCTGTCATTGTTTCATTTATACAAAATAGACCTTCATTAGCAAATACTaagcataaatatttaatatcctTTTgtgtctccttttgtgtttgtaCAAAGAAGACACCAGTGTAGAACAGTATTGTTTGtagatgacagattttttttttttttaactatatctCAAACAATAggcagcaaaaaaataaaaataaaaaaataaaaaaaataaaaaactgagtGGGTTTACCAATTTGGGGGCTGGGTAAATGCATATAATGACTCAGAAGTTTCAGTTATATTTTATTCCACTATCTCAGATGTGATTTATAATTAATTCTTCATTTCTTCTCCAGGTGTATCTGGTTTTGATGCAGACATAATGTTTGTGGAGGGAGAATCAGTCACTCTTCGCactaatgttaaaacaaaccAACGAGACAGAATTAGATGGTATTTTAATAACACTCGTATCGCTCAAATCACTGGAGATCTCAGTAAGATCtgtacagatgttcagtgtAATGAAGGaactgagagattcagagacagactgaagctggatcatcagactggatctctgaccatcatgaacatcagaaccacagactctggactttatcaTCAAGAGACCATAATCAGCGGCAACATCAGTGAAAAGATCTTCAGTGTCATTGGTGAATCTTTGTTTAAAAGccatttgtatttgtttgaatcacatcattattgtactttttatttattttatgtttttgcagTAACAGTCAGAGCTGTTATTGTTCTTTAACTGtgaatttattcacatttgATTGATCTCTTTTACTGTGATATGGAATTTATTGCATTATCTGCGTTGTTTGCATTGTTAAACAGAACATTTTGATCTGACATCCTTGACAACCTTCTATTATAATAAGCATGCTTACAGTTGTTTTTAGTTTACCATGAATCCAAAAATGCAGAGGTGTTTAATATTTGATGTTAaagaaatatgcaaaatatgttTAGAAGCACACAACCTAAAAAATGTTAAGTCAAGATAGACCATGTTTAATAACTAACAACTTTCATGTTGTGTAgtttttttgttggtttgttttttgtttgttgagcAAAATATTGTTCAAGCAGCTGTTGGTTTGTGTTTCAGGTCGTCCTGGCTCAGAGGCAGTGCAGATGAAGagaaatatgatgatgatgaagggaGCATCAGACATTTTTGACAATGGTGCAGTAAACAAACCAGTTCATTTGTTGACTATTTTATGATACATTATTTACAGTAACTCACATCAGGATAATAATACAGATTACAGATTTTGTCAGACAGTGTGTTaattataaatcaggatttaaGTGCTTAACAGCAGCTTGGAAGGGGCAGCCTGTTAAAATATAGTCTTAATCTGGTGGTTTCAGTCACTGTTTcatattcattacattttttaacaacAGAAACATAAGAACATGTAAATGAGAACAACTTTATTGGGAATTCAGCTATTTTCAATTACAGTATGCACAGAGAGTAGGAAGAGAAACAAGCAAATTTAAAGGGCTGACACTATGCAAATGACAACGACGTTATGAAAATGGCTATTACCGCATGCCGTCATAGTGGCTTTAGGTACCTTCCATTGAAAATAGCTGGCAACAGTGACTAAGCAATACAGCATTTGCCCATTGTTCCATGTTGTGTTGCTATACAATGTAATAAAGCTTGTTGCTCACTAACTGATCTCACTAACTCTTTTTGATTAGGTGAAGCCAAAACCAGTGGCTCTGACGGCGGAGATGAAGTCGGTGTTCTATCAGGTAAAAGTTCCAGGGAAAGACACAGATCTGCTGCATTTCTTATGGCCAGAGTGACTTGACACAATCGTCTTATATTCGTTTtaatacggtatatatatatatatatatatatatatatatatatatatatataaggattttcaaaattaacGCTTTGTTAGCTTCCCTTTGGCTAGTGTTAAATGATTATGAAGAGCTGGGAGAAAATTGGATGTGTGTCAGATCTGCGTAATGTTTTAAATAGACAGCACTGCTTTTAGAGTGAAACTGCAGTCTGTGTCATTAGCCCTTTTCACACATCCAGTCTTTACTGACAAATTACCGGTAAATTATCATtaagagatcatgtgtgaacaggaccCTTACAAAAATACCATTAAATTCATTTTGGGAAATTTATTAGTATGAGAAGTTGTAACTTAACAGTAAATTGCTGGTAATCTGCTCTGTGTGAACGCAGAACGAAATTACAGGTATGAGCACGAGTTCAGAATATGCTAACATAAGACGTCTAATTTGGGCCAATCATAACATTCTGACACAGATATAGACTGCTGGATCTCTAAATGTCAGATGTAGCGTAAAAACACCTTTAACCGTTAATGTGTCACAGTTTAGTGCATTTTTGCTAAATGAGCACTGTTAAACTCTCACACTGgaaactgaaagaaaatatcCAAATATTTCTGCTGATTTAGGCAAGTAGTGTgggagaatgaaaatgtgagaAACCAGAATTAGAGAAGTCTATGAAATGCAAGGTTGTTAAATCACCACTccatgtttacaaacacaacaccAGGAGGCACAGCAGTTTAGAAGTCATTACCGATTAATGAGGTCACAGAATTTACCGGTATTTGGAAACTGATCTGTGAATGGTGCTTTAccgttgttttaagttcactatTTTTCAAAGCCTATTGAatgctaaaaattatttttttttattataatgttgaatggctataattaatggctaaaatgcatttaatagagacatCAGTAGCAGTATTGGTATCGGTGATACGGGCCTTCATTACTAATAGGCTACTTAGTAAAATAGATGCCATTGAAAATTTTATTTAGAACATACCATCTTTGTTGTAATAAATGGGGTGGTTCTAGATCCCTTTTAGGTGGGCTTTAATCCCCGTCTGTCGTCTCAGCACCCTTAAAACTATAATGAGCTATCTGAACGATCGGGCCAGTGCTGCTTCCTCAAGAGAGTTTATCATTCTCACGTGTCTTGTTAGTTCAAAGGTTGAagttattttaatcaaaattaaaaaattattaatcaaAACCGAATTGAGTTTCTCTTTCGTATTTTCTTTCGCAAACAcagtacatatacatttttgtcaGAGTTTTGTCTTGATGAGTAGGCTTTTCATATAAACACAGTCGGTTATGTCTTAGTTGAACATAAACAGTTATGAAGGTATCGGATGTGTGTCAAACGGATCTGTCCATTTCCTGTGTTACTGTTTATTTGATGTCTTTTTGTTatatggtttttatttatactattgtaattttttatgttattttattattgactgtttaatgttttaacttTGTTAGTTAGGATagtattatatgtattatatttatcaaTTTAAGTGGTAGGCTGCTTTTGACTTGTGATGTCAATGAAAATCAGAAGTGATGCTGATTTACAAACTGAATGAACTTTTGCTACACAATCTCACTGAGGGCTAAGCTCCCCTGAGGATGAAATTTTACAACTGCCCCTGAATATTAATTCAGTATAttaatgtgattaatcatgattaattacagaaaaatgtgtgattaattattgttttaatcaattgacagaTTGTCATCTTGCCAACAACTACTTAGAGACttaaagataataaataaataaataaataaatgaagttgGTATGATAAGATCCAAAATGATCAAGAACAAAAGTGGCACAACTGGTTCTTTGACCTACAGCAACTTTATACGTTtacaatttgtaattttatagtACACAAATTTATCAAACCAACAAATTGGACCTACAAAACTGGCTCAGCTGCATCATTTTGCTGATGCCAGTGAAAATGGATACTATGCTATGACTTGCATCTTGCTAAAGAACGAAAAGGGTAACAGAGTTTCTTTCTGATGGCAAAATATACCTTTAAAACACTGTTGAACCAGAACACTAAGTTTAAGACTTTTGTATCTAATTCTCCAGCAGTCATTCAAGAAATAACCAACTCAAATCCGTGAAAGTTCAAGAGATATGTAAGTGTTGGATATAAGGGCCAAGTTATTTTTTGAAGGATGAAAATGAATAGCAGAAAAGACCTAATGATATTGGTGAGATTGCTAATGATGATGTTGAGGTTTAGAAACCTGTAGAGAGTGTTGATGCTGTGAACAAGTGCCATCAGCTGAAAAGAGCAGTAGTGTAGCTGCACTGAAATAATGACCATGCTTCATACAGATGTCCTTCAGCTGTTACAGATGTAGCAAGTGAGAATCAATACAAgtacagaatatattttgagacaaaggtattgttgctgtttttcagttttgttcaaGGTagttaaagcaacagtttttaataactgaagaatatgtaaaactatggtatttggggtaaaaaagtGCCCCTTCTTTTTGGGGTTAAAGCCACAATAATGAACACGATGAAAAACAGTTGTCTTTTCAAACTTGTGATATGAAATGAGATTAGATTCAGATGGTCATATATTAGGTTGGGTGTCCACATTAGTGATAATCACCATATTTATAATGaaactgtaatatttaaaaaataataatatcaaataataaaatatatttattgttataatataaAACCATATTGAATAATTATGGATTCTCCTTCAAGCAGTGTAAAAAGCTTTCACAatctttattttgaaatatttatttttattataatgtgttttatttgttaaacaaaaactaattattttatttataaaaaaccCCAAAAGAAAACAGTAGTTGCAAATAGGACATTTTGGGGCCCCCTCACCACCTCAAATGTTTATAAGGTTTTCAAACCAAAGAAACCACTTATGATGGTTTCTTATGATGTATTTTCAGGTACAGGTGATTCAAGAATAATTGCTGGTGTAATCCTGTCATTGCTGGCCATACCTGCTATTGGTTTGATTTACTGGAAAATCAGGAACTCTAAACGAAATGAACCAAAGCGTAGGTATTACAGCTAATAAAGCAagagaaaaataatgtgttttattgtgctACTTTGGAGTATGGTGTAAAATGTTTCTTCATGAtcatatttcaaacatttttgtgtttgtgtgtgtgtgtcaaaacACCATTAGAAAAATTGTTCTTAATACAAAAGTTTGAAAGATGTTATACATTTGATACTTTGCTTTAGACTGAAAgactttaattaaatttatgcGCAAcctttaacacattttattaatacaacATTGAAATGTTGGTAGGTTGTACTAAACCCTGAAATGTGATACTGTGGATGTTTACACCTCGAGACTCTCTTGTAGGTAAAAACAGAGAAGGGTCAAGAGAGACATGTGATGATGTGAAATTCAGAGACGGACTGATGTCGGATGAGAAGATTGGATCATCAGAAATGATTGATTATAGACCATCAATCGTCAAATGTGAAGAAACATAATTCAAGAGATTCTGTGTCTTTGGTGAGTAAATCAAAGCTTTTCtgtaataatgaatttattttagatCAACACTCATTTAGTTGAAGCACTATGGGTTTTTATGACAAAATGaatcatgtgatttgaaatgtcTACATCTTGACTTTATAGAccaaataatacaaatacaaaccATTTTCACCAAATAAATATGCCAAATTCGGCACCACAGGGAACTTGCCGATCACAGAGCTGGAGTTTATCTAATAACCATCACAAGCAAGACAAAGACCAAAATGTAGATTCAGTATTACTAATATGGTGAATAAAGATTTACAGTTTGCCCTGTCTGTTTCATATCGGAATTTCATAGCTGCATTCTTTTCTTATTActgtttattctttattttatcaGCTCATCTGCCTGGTCCTGTCATCAGCAGTAACTCTTCACAatgttcttcatcatcatcaccatcatcatattgttcattgttgtgttcagtggtgaatgtgggtcatgtgactctctcctggtacaaaggacacagtttattgtccagcatcagtgtgtctgatctcagcatcagtctctctctacctctggaggtggaatatcaggataacaacacctacagctgtgtgctcaacaatcccatcagcaaccagacgaGACACCTGGACATCAGTCAACTCTGTCACACATTTGCTGGTTAGCTTGCCACACTACACTCAGAAAAATGGTTCTAGACAGTACCAGCAAAGGGTTATCCGGTTTGTAACTATAGCAtagggttccataaagaaccattCTTTGAAAATGCTATATAGGACCTTAAAGGTATACTAAATAacctttttaatgatagtttttcattaatattagtatgttaatatcattaatattagtattatttgtatatatagttttttaccCCTCTGTCTGCCTGGTCTTATAATATCTTGAAGTGTCTAGGGTTCAGTGGTGGTCAGTAACGAAGTAACGTTAcctttacttcgttactgtgcttaagtaaatttttcaagtatctgtactttactggagtagttttattttgagtaacttttacttttacttcactacattccaaagcataagatcgtactttttacttcacaacattTCATAAAACATATCGTTACTCCTTATAATACATCACGTGCTCCGAGACGCAGACGCGgtgtctgattcatgaacaaactgATTCCTTTCAATGAACCTGTTGAATCGGTTCGCAAATCGCAACAAACGATTCATTCACGAATTGGAATGATCCGATTGCAGCTGTTCTCGAGTCGacaactcactgattcaaatGAATCGTTTAGAGCGAGTCTCCAGTGAACTGAACTCACAATAAACGGGAGGTCTTGAGAGCGCGCGCGACTGATGCTGTGAAAAGTAAGTTACTAATGTTGAATTTTAGGATTAATTATtgtaactgaaaatatatttaggtCAAAACTGTCAGTTGTTTGTGAACTAAATCTGCTGTAAGGGTGATCTATTTAATCCCACTGAAATGCTTGAATGCAGACAGATCAACATCAGTGTCTCTATGTTTTAGGTCAAAAAacgaaacattaaaataacacagattaaataaaataactcatcCACGTTCATATTCCCCGCTGCTGTTACCTTagcagttttattaaaatgctatGCATTTAGCCCCATGTGAcatctgtttttatattattcatcaacagtataaattgttatattgtttAGATCAACTAGCCGAGTAGACAgatataaatgtttattcataATCATAACCATactgaaaataagtaaatattgttagctgatgctaactgtCTAGCTAACAAGCTTGCTGGTGCTAAGATGAAGAAATTTTTagatataaagtccaaatatgTGTATTCAACCACCTAGATAGATTACAGGGAAAAAGCAAGGATGTGATGTTCAGAACATGGTAACTACAGTAATTATCAAAGTGGGAAGTGTTGCCCTCTGGGGGCATTTGGCCAGGGGTGTTTAACACCACAGACAAggtttgtgaagaaaaaaaatcattatgaaaatattattatattttccttAAAATGTTCTTCCTAACTTCAGGCCTTATTCTCATGTCATATATAACTGTGACGTTCTGCcaaacaacaagctttaaaacactttttttcttactggTGAAAATTAGTTGGTCAAATCTGTTTTCTCTCAGGTACATTACAATGTAAGCTTCACAGTGAACATTACAACATCACTCTCATCAACGTAGTCCAtatcaacaacaaaatatatatcttgACTCCATATagtggttattttgggaaaatcctaggtattttgagcagtaggattataaaaatatgtgaccctggatgacaaaaccagtcttaagtgtaaatttttttcaaattgagatttatacatctgaaagctgaataaataatctttccattgatgtatggtttgttaggatcagacgatatttggctgagatacaactatttgaaaatctggaatctgagggtgcaaaaaaatctaaatattgagaaaatcacctttaaagttatccaaatgaagttcttagccgtgcatattactaatcaaaaatgaagttgagatacatttatggtaagaaatttacaaaatatcttcatggaacatgatctttacttaatatcctaatgatttttggcataaaaaaaaaattgattattttgacccatacaatgtatttttggctatagctacaaatataccccagcgacttgtggtccagggtcacttatgtgctaatataaaattaaattaagtagtctatataaaattgcaaaataaatctatgtatcagtacttttttacttaagtacataCAAAATCaagtacttttgtactttcactcgagtaaaatttaaaaagcagtacttttacttttactggagtaatattttataatacgtatctgtacttttactcaagtacttgaTTTGTGTACTTCGTCCACCACTGCTAGGGTTTacataaaatcaacaacaacaacaacgtgtCAATTAGGTACTTTTTAATGACATGAAATTGTAGCAAAAATGACAGCGTTCTAAGAACAATTAATAGCAgaatacattaatgaatgacAATGGACATTGAACATAAGTAAATGCTT
The sequence above is a segment of the Onychostoma macrolepis isolate SWU-2019 chromosome 22, ASM1243209v1, whole genome shotgun sequence genome. Coding sequences within it:
- the LOC131530333 gene encoding uncharacterized protein LOC131530333, whose translation is MKPFIWGILLMHGVSGFDADIMFVEGESVTLRTNVKTNQRDRIRWYFNNTRIAQITGDLSKICTDVQCNEGTERFRDRLKLDHQTGSLTIMNIRTTDSGLYHQETIISGNISEKIFSVIGRPGSEAVQMKRNMMMMKGASDIFDNGEAKTSGSDGGDEVGVLSGTGDSRIIAGVILSLLAIPAIGLIYWKIRNSKRNEPKRKNREGSRETCDDVKFRDGLMSDEKIGSSEMIDYRPSIVKCEET